A window of Shewanella mesophila contains these coding sequences:
- a CDS encoding excalibur calcium-binding domain-containing protein, producing the protein MHCTHRRSCDKAKFYNRKCSGTKLDGNNDGIPSERYSLQKA; encoded by the coding sequence ATCCATTGCACCCATAGGCGATCTTGTGATAAAGCCAAGTTTTACAACCGCAAATGTTCAGGCACCAAACTGGACGGCAACAATGATGGCATACCCAGTGAAAGGTATTCCCTGCAAAAGGCATAG
- the secA gene encoding preprotein translocase subunit SecA: MFGKLLTKIFGSRNDRTLKTLGKIVTKINALETDYEKLSDEELKAKTAEFKGRIESGQSLDDVMPEAFAVVREASKRVFEMRHFDVQLLGGMVLDSNRIAEMRTGEGKTLTATLPAYLNALTGKGVHVITVNDYLARRDAENNRPLFEFLGMTVGINVAGLGQAEKKMAYDSDITYGTNNEFGFDYLRDNMAFSPAERVQRPLHYALIDEVDSILIDEARTPLIISGAAEDSSELYIKINTLIPHLIRQEKEDTEEEIGEGDYSVDEKAKQVHMTERGQEKVEVLLTERGMLAEGDSLYSAANISLLHHVNAALRAHTLFEKDVDYIVQDNEVIIVDEHTGRTMPGRRWSEGLHQAVEAKEGVHIQNENQTLASITFQNFFRQYEKLAGMTGTADTEAFEFQHIYGLDTVVIPTNRPMVRKDNADLVYLTAEEKYDAIIKDIIGCRERGQPVLVGTVSIEQSELLNSLLKKAKIPHEVLNAKFHEREAEIVAQAGRIGAVTIATNMAGRGTDIVLGGNWNMEIEQLDNPTAEQKAKIKADWQIRHDEVVAAGGLHILGTERHESRRIDNQLRGRSGRQGDAGSSRFYLSMEDSLMRIFASDRVSSMMKKLGMEKGEAIEHPWVSRAIENAQRKVEARNFDIRKQLLEFDDVANDQRQVVYAQRNELMDAESIQDTIVNIQADVVNALVDQYVPPQSVEELWDIAGLETRLEQEYALKMPVQEWLDKEEDLHEETLRERIVDIWVKSYKAKEEMVGAQVLRQFEKAVMLQTLDGLWKEHLAAMDHLRQGIHLRGYAQKNPKQEYKRESFELFQQMLDTLKHDVISVLSKVQVQAQSDVEEMEERRRQEEAKIRLDYQHAAAEALVGAEEAQALAATQPVVREGEKVGRNDPCPCGSGRKYKQCHGKLS, from the coding sequence ATGTTTGGTAAATTACTGACAAAAATATTTGGTAGTCGTAACGATCGCACCCTTAAAACACTCGGTAAGATTGTCACTAAGATTAACGCTCTTGAGACTGACTATGAGAAGCTCTCAGATGAGGAGTTAAAAGCGAAAACGGCTGAGTTTAAAGGTCGCATAGAATCAGGTCAGTCACTAGACGATGTTATGCCTGAAGCATTCGCAGTGGTTCGTGAAGCATCTAAGCGTGTATTCGAGATGCGTCATTTTGATGTACAGCTACTTGGTGGTATGGTGCTCGATAGTAACCGTATTGCAGAGATGCGTACTGGTGAAGGTAAGACATTAACTGCAACGCTACCAGCATACCTTAATGCCCTAACTGGCAAAGGGGTTCACGTCATTACAGTGAACGATTATCTCGCGCGCCGCGATGCTGAAAATAACCGCCCACTGTTTGAATTTCTTGGCATGACGGTCGGTATTAACGTTGCAGGTTTAGGGCAAGCCGAAAAGAAAATGGCTTACGACTCTGATATTACCTATGGTACTAACAATGAGTTTGGTTTCGATTACCTACGTGACAACATGGCGTTTTCGCCGGCTGAACGTGTACAACGACCACTTCACTACGCATTGATAGATGAGGTCGATTCTATTCTTATCGATGAAGCTCGTACGCCGCTTATTATTTCGGGAGCCGCCGAAGACAGTTCTGAGCTTTACATAAAGATCAACACGCTTATCCCTCATCTGATCCGTCAAGAGAAAGAGGATACAGAGGAAGAGATAGGTGAAGGTGATTACTCGGTTGACGAGAAAGCCAAGCAAGTTCATATGACCGAACGTGGTCAAGAGAAAGTCGAAGTGTTATTGACTGAGCGCGGCATGTTAGCCGAAGGTGACTCACTCTATTCTGCTGCAAATATCTCATTACTGCACCATGTTAATGCAGCGTTGCGTGCACACACGCTTTTCGAAAAAGATGTTGACTATATTGTGCAGGACAACGAAGTGATCATTGTCGATGAGCATACAGGTCGTACTATGCCTGGTCGTCGTTGGTCGGAAGGCTTGCATCAAGCCGTCGAAGCTAAAGAAGGGGTTCATATCCAAAATGAAAACCAGACCTTGGCATCGATCACTTTCCAGAACTTCTTCCGTCAGTACGAAAAGCTCGCGGGTATGACAGGTACTGCCGATACTGAAGCGTTTGAGTTCCAGCATATCTATGGCCTAGACACTGTCGTTATCCCAACCAACCGCCCAATGGTGCGTAAAGATAATGCGGACTTGGTTTACCTAACAGCTGAAGAGAAATACGACGCCATTATCAAAGATATTATCGGGTGTCGTGAACGTGGTCAGCCTGTACTTGTCGGTACCGTGTCTATTGAGCAATCTGAACTGCTTAATAGTCTATTAAAGAAAGCTAAGATCCCCCATGAAGTACTTAATGCTAAGTTCCATGAACGTGAAGCGGAAATCGTGGCACAAGCGGGTCGTATTGGTGCGGTAACCATTGCAACCAATATGGCGGGTCGTGGTACGGATATCGTGCTCGGTGGTAACTGGAATATGGAGATTGAACAACTCGATAATCCTACTGCAGAGCAAAAAGCCAAGATCAAGGCTGATTGGCAAATTCGTCATGACGAAGTCGTTGCCGCAGGTGGTTTGCATATTCTCGGTACCGAACGTCACGAATCTCGTCGTATCGATAACCAGCTACGTGGTCGTTCAGGCCGTCAGGGTGATGCGGGTTCTTCACGTTTTTACCTGTCTATGGAAGATAGCTTGATGCGCATCTTCGCTTCAGATCGCGTCTCTTCTATGATGAAGAAGCTAGGTATGGAGAAAGGTGAAGCGATTGAGCATCCTTGGGTTTCCCGCGCCATTGAAAATGCACAACGTAAAGTAGAAGCGCGTAACTTCGATATTCGTAAGCAATTACTTGAATTCGATGACGTAGCTAATGATCAACGCCAGGTCGTTTACGCTCAGCGTAACGAACTTATGGATGCCGAAAGCATTCAAGATACTATCGTTAATATCCAAGCCGATGTTGTTAATGCATTAGTGGATCAATATGTTCCGCCTCAGTCTGTCGAAGAGTTATGGGATATCGCTGGTTTAGAAACTCGTCTTGAGCAAGAGTACGCATTAAAGATGCCTGTTCAAGAATGGTTAGATAAAGAAGAAGACCTCCATGAAGAGACCCTTCGTGAGCGTATAGTTGATATATGGGTTAAATCATATAAAGCGAAAGAAGAGATGGTCGGTGCCCAAGTGCTGCGTCAGTTTGAAAAAGCTGTGATGTTGCAGACACTCGATGGTCTCTGGAAGGAGCACTTGGCTGCGATGGATCATCTGCGTCAAGGTATTCACTTACGCGGCTATGCGCAGAAGAATCCTAAGCAAGAGTATAAGCGTGAGTCGTTTGAGCTCTTCCAACAAATGCTCGATACCCTAAAGCATGATGTCATTAGTGTATTGTCAAAGGTACAGGTTCAGGCTCAGTCTGATGTTGAAGAGATGGAAGAGCGTCGTCGCCAAGAAGAGGCTAAGATACGTCTTGATTATCAACATGCAGCAGCCGAAGCATTAGTCGGTGCCGAAGAAGCCCAAGCCCTTGCCGCGACACAACCTGTTGTGCGTGAAGGAGAGAAGGTTGGCCGTAATGATCCATGCCCATGTGGTTCCGGACGAAAGTACAAGCAATGCCACGGTAAACTTAGCTAA
- a CDS encoding TonB-dependent siderophore receptor has protein sequence MVTARVFSQTLLASSISLLLTASVSAQEVDQEIERILVVQHKQAYRGDVPLKQTPQAVSIVSSELLNDAGITRFQDALDFTSGVVRQNNFGGMWDSFAIRGFAGDENLPSGYIVNGFSAGRGFSGRRGTANIESIEVLKGPGSALYGRSEPGGTINIITKKPQFYQNGYLQISAGNYDTYRVEGDYTNALTEDAAFRINGSYEDAGSFRDTVNTQSLNLSPSFLYQLNDDTNLSYELEVLDQQSPFDRGVVVLNNDFNTVPASRFLGEPGDGNMDIKALGHQLVLQHQLTDDWHMQAGLSYRESSFEGFGTEVDLSPGRQLLYVDGETVTRLLVDRDFDATDLSGRLEFSGQVNTGALKHHVLVGIDAYDYQLDKVQNRWRTQFGSHDTTYSINLFNPEYGQSVDDLSPLRNETDKQQSIGAYVQDQIDINEHWQALFGIRIDRFSQDVTNNLTGSVTEQDQTATSPRFGLVYNFNDDWTVYSSYAEGFRPNSGISYDNKAFDPEQSKSYEVGMKWSLFNGDFNGTLALYKAEKSNVLSADMVHIGFSAPLGAAESKGLELDLNANITNDTRLSLAYAYTDAYTKNEVVNSDWGVAIAAGSPLINVAKNTANVTLEHNLSISQHDTLIGISANYVGDRLGETIDPNYILPSYTVVRLFTDIELADDLSLKLNIDNLFDEEYYASSYSALWTMPGAPRTYKASLKYRF, from the coding sequence GTGGTAACAGCTCGTGTATTTAGTCAAACACTACTCGCTTCCTCTATATCACTGCTACTCACTGCGAGTGTCAGCGCGCAGGAAGTCGATCAAGAAATAGAGAGAATCCTTGTTGTTCAGCACAAACAAGCTTACAGGGGGGATGTTCCATTAAAACAAACACCTCAGGCCGTGAGTATCGTGTCAAGCGAGTTGCTAAATGATGCAGGGATCACGCGTTTTCAAGACGCATTAGATTTTACCAGTGGCGTAGTGCGCCAGAACAACTTTGGCGGCATGTGGGATAGTTTCGCGATTCGTGGCTTTGCAGGCGATGAAAACCTACCTTCTGGTTATATCGTCAATGGCTTTAGCGCCGGACGAGGATTTAGTGGCCGCAGAGGTACCGCCAATATTGAGAGTATTGAAGTCCTAAAAGGACCGGGCTCTGCCCTATATGGCCGAAGTGAGCCTGGCGGAACAATCAATATCATCACCAAGAAGCCGCAATTTTATCAAAATGGCTATCTACAGATCTCGGCAGGCAACTATGACACTTACCGCGTAGAGGGCGACTATACCAATGCGCTAACCGAAGATGCCGCCTTTAGAATTAACGGCTCTTATGAAGATGCCGGCAGTTTCCGAGACACGGTTAACACTCAGTCGTTAAATCTATCGCCGTCATTCCTTTACCAATTAAATGATGACACCAACCTTAGCTATGAGCTTGAAGTATTGGATCAACAGTCGCCCTTTGATCGCGGCGTCGTCGTACTCAACAATGACTTTAATACCGTACCCGCTTCACGATTTTTAGGTGAGCCAGGTGACGGCAATATGGACATTAAAGCACTGGGGCATCAACTGGTGTTACAACATCAGCTGACCGATGACTGGCATATGCAGGCAGGCTTAAGCTACCGAGAGTCATCGTTTGAAGGCTTTGGCACCGAAGTCGATTTATCTCCAGGTCGTCAGCTGCTGTATGTCGATGGTGAAACGGTTACTCGACTACTTGTAGATAGAGACTTTGACGCCACCGATTTATCTGGTCGCCTCGAATTCAGCGGTCAGGTCAATACCGGGGCATTAAAGCATCACGTTCTAGTTGGGATCGATGCCTATGATTATCAATTAGATAAAGTACAAAACCGCTGGCGTACGCAATTTGGATCACATGATACCACCTACTCGATTAATCTATTCAATCCTGAATATGGCCAAAGCGTCGACGACCTATCGCCACTGCGAAATGAAACCGACAAGCAACAGTCTATCGGGGCTTATGTCCAAGATCAGATCGACATCAATGAACACTGGCAGGCGCTGTTTGGTATTCGGATAGATAGGTTCTCTCAGGATGTGACCAATAATCTAACCGGAAGTGTGACCGAGCAAGATCAAACGGCTACCAGCCCAAGATTTGGCTTAGTGTATAACTTCAATGACGATTGGACTGTCTATTCGAGTTATGCCGAAGGGTTTAGGCCTAACTCAGGTATTAGCTATGACAATAAAGCCTTCGATCCCGAACAGAGCAAATCATACGAAGTCGGCATGAAGTGGTCGCTATTTAATGGTGACTTCAATGGTACTTTGGCGCTTTATAAAGCCGAAAAGAGCAATGTGTTGTCGGCGGACATGGTGCATATCGGTTTCTCAGCCCCACTAGGTGCTGCCGAGAGTAAAGGCTTAGAACTTGATTTAAACGCAAATATTACCAATGATACCCGCTTATCGCTAGCCTACGCTTACACAGATGCCTATACCAAAAATGAGGTGGTAAACAGCGATTGGGGCGTTGCTATCGCAGCAGGAAGTCCACTCATTAACGTTGCCAAAAACACAGCTAACGTCACCTTAGAACATAACTTGTCAATATCTCAACACGACACCTTAATCGGTATTAGCGCCAACTACGTCGGCGACAGATTAGGTGAAACGATAGATCCAAACTATATACTGCCTTCATATACGGTAGTTAGGCTGTTCACTGATATTGAACTTGCCGACGATCTGTCTTTAAAACTCAATATCGACAACTTGTTCGATGAAGAGTATTACGCCAGCTCTTACTCCGCATTATGGACCATGCCCGGCGCACCCAGGACCTATAAAGCCAGTTTAAAGTATCGTTTTTAA
- a CDS encoding permease, producing the protein MFIWFSIFADWLVYDTLGLSNQTQVGQALHFFVEDTSKIFALLVVMIYAIGWLRASLNVERVRDYLAGRPKVVGYGLGAGFGAITPFCSCSSIPVFLGFTSAGIPIGITMAFLLTSPLINEVAILLLFSLLGLEITLLYAFTGIVIGMLGGALLDLLKAERWLQPLAAKAYARGQQAAPTKSSNTASLNQAASPLNWQQRHQFAKSETSEIFGRVWKWVIIGVGIGAALHGFVPAGWLQANLGEGQWWSVPLAVLMGIPLYANATGVIPVLESLLLQGVPLGTTLAFCMSTVAASFPEFVMLKQVMQWRLLALLFALLLISFTVMGWIFNLVSLA; encoded by the coding sequence ATGTTTATTTGGTTTTCAATATTTGCCGATTGGCTTGTCTACGACACGTTAGGTTTATCCAATCAAACCCAAGTAGGACAAGCGCTGCACTTCTTTGTTGAAGACACCAGCAAGATTTTTGCCCTACTTGTCGTCATGATTTATGCCATTGGATGGTTACGAGCCTCACTTAATGTCGAACGGGTTCGAGACTATCTAGCAGGTAGACCTAAAGTGGTCGGCTATGGATTGGGTGCGGGGTTTGGCGCTATCACGCCGTTTTGCTCGTGCTCAAGTATCCCGGTTTTTTTAGGCTTTACGTCCGCAGGGATCCCCATAGGGATCACCATGGCATTTTTACTCACTTCGCCGCTCATCAACGAAGTGGCCATCCTACTGCTGTTTAGTCTACTCGGCTTAGAAATCACCCTGTTATATGCCTTCACGGGGATCGTTATCGGCATGCTCGGCGGCGCACTACTCGATCTGTTAAAAGCTGAGCGCTGGCTACAACCATTGGCGGCTAAAGCGTACGCCAGAGGACAGCAAGCCGCCCCTACAAAGTCGAGCAACACAGCATCGCTAAACCAAGCCGCTAGCCCATTAAATTGGCAGCAGCGGCATCAATTTGCGAAATCGGAAACCAGTGAGATTTTTGGCCGAGTATGGAAATGGGTCATTATCGGTGTCGGTATTGGCGCCGCGCTGCATGGTTTTGTACCCGCCGGCTGGTTACAAGCCAATCTAGGTGAAGGTCAGTGGTGGTCTGTACCGCTAGCGGTATTAATGGGAATTCCCCTCTACGCCAACGCTACGGGGGTGATCCCTGTACTCGAAAGCTTGCTATTACAAGGCGTGCCATTAGGCACAACATTAGCCTTTTGCATGAGTACCGTTGCCGCCAGCTTCCCCGAATTTGTCATGCTCAAACAGGTAATGCAGTGGCGCCTGCTAGCCCTACTGTTTGCTCTATTGTTGATCTCATTTACTGTCATGGGCTGGATATTCAACCTAGTGTCGTTAGCCTAG
- a CDS encoding AAA family ATPase, whose protein sequence is MNEVLLQIKALTNGDPLLTAVIVGVLALTLIGFVGYMLKDIFATVLSWLTSLLFVRLTIDDSHQARTEVFNKLSFLISNTTIPLFSRSISEAVYYDYSVNYDGRVSVKSIGYGMHLFKYDGCFMLATRSKVDSTMAYDTITVTAPWWAKDKLHSVLEDTRGDISTDPKVNIFEETEWCRYGTLKSSGFSELVLDEGFKQEFMGEVDNFASRGKSVVSKLTILLHGKTGTGKTGIARALAVEYCRDLYILNLSTVNDATIHKAIRKVPPGSMLLIEDCDCVKATVSRAAESNVDNPPLTLGGVLNALDGVIPLDDCLVVMTTNHFESLDPALVRKGRVDVSIEVPLISAKQVNEDYFDRFGAVLNRTEPMLGCEVYELHRRASLRYSVCCKPS, encoded by the coding sequence ATGAACGAGGTATTACTACAAATAAAGGCGCTCACCAATGGTGATCCTTTGTTGACCGCCGTGATTGTTGGAGTGTTAGCATTAACCTTAATTGGATTCGTAGGCTACATGCTAAAAGATATCTTCGCGACGGTGTTAAGTTGGCTAACTAGCCTGCTGTTTGTGCGGCTGACTATTGACGATAGCCATCAGGCGCGCACAGAGGTATTCAATAAACTGTCCTTTTTGATTAGTAATACTACCATTCCGCTTTTTTCACGCTCTATTTCTGAGGCTGTGTACTATGACTATAGTGTGAATTACGACGGTCGTGTCAGTGTTAAGTCTATTGGCTACGGTATGCACCTGTTTAAATATGATGGTTGTTTCATGTTGGCGACTCGATCTAAGGTCGATAGCACGATGGCGTACGATACTATTACTGTAACTGCACCATGGTGGGCAAAAGATAAACTGCATAGTGTTTTGGAAGATACTCGTGGAGATATCTCTACAGACCCAAAAGTTAATATTTTCGAGGAAACCGAATGGTGTCGTTATGGCACATTGAAATCATCGGGTTTTAGTGAATTAGTGCTAGATGAAGGGTTTAAACAAGAGTTCATGGGTGAAGTTGATAACTTCGCCAGCAGAGGAAAATCGGTTGTAAGTAAGTTAACCATACTGCTGCATGGAAAAACGGGTACGGGTAAGACTGGTATCGCGAGAGCCCTAGCGGTTGAGTACTGTCGCGATCTATACATATTGAATCTATCGACTGTAAATGATGCAACTATTCATAAGGCTATTAGAAAGGTACCGCCTGGGTCTATGTTGCTAATAGAGGACTGTGATTGTGTAAAGGCGACGGTATCACGCGCGGCTGAAAGTAATGTAGACAACCCGCCACTTACCTTAGGTGGCGTGCTAAACGCGTTAGACGGAGTTATTCCTCTCGATGATTGCCTGGTTGTCATGACCACAAACCATTTTGAGAGTCTTGATCCGGCCTTGGTTCGTAAAGGTCGTGTCGATGTCAGTATTGAAGTACCACTTATTAGTGCAAAACAAGTTAATGAAGACTACTTTGACCGTTTTGGCGCAGTGCTTAACAGAACTGAGCCTATGTTAGGTTGTGAAGTCTATGAACTCCATCGTAGAGCCAGCTTAAGATACAGTGTGTGTTGCAAGCCTTCGTAA
- a CDS encoding thioredoxin family protein, translated as MKIEILGSGCKKCTNLAASVEQVANRLSLNIELEKVTDMATIVDYGVMSTPAIVINGTVVSSGSVPSDTEIEQLLTQVRNG; from the coding sequence ATGAAAATTGAAATATTAGGCAGTGGCTGTAAAAAATGCACCAACTTAGCTGCCAGTGTAGAACAAGTCGCAAACCGTTTATCGCTCAACATTGAACTTGAGAAGGTGACCGATATGGCAACCATTGTTGATTATGGCGTGATGTCGACTCCCGCCATCGTTATCAATGGCACGGTCGTCTCATCTGGCAGTGTGCCCTCTGATACTGAAATCGAACAGCTATTAACCCAAGTAAGAAATGGTTAG
- a CDS encoding IS630 family transposase (programmed frameshift), translating into MRTNLNPYSNLKTYSAEELLALSRAEKEPRKRMRLLAVALFLEGNNRTDVALRLKVARTSVNAWVAKYLANGIKGLNAKKNKGRDSYLTSSQKQQLSAYIEEQCPSDSGGRLTGDAILKYVKYHFNVDYHPNAIYKLLEQLGFSWITSRSKHPKQSIEVQEAFKKVFQLETILNIPRSVALERVDIWFQDEARFGQQNTTTRLWARKGTRPRAIRQQQFEYAHFFGAVCPQTGDTEAIIVPYLSKDIMRQHLSLIAQRTKPGRHAVVVMDGAGWHTADLADEFNNLSIIKLPPYSPELNPIEQVWSWLRQHHLANRSFQGYEDIVAACSDAWNNFISDTKRVISLCRREWAIMTKY; encoded by the exons ATGCGCACCAACCTTAACCCGTATTCCAATTTGAAAACTTATAGTGCCGAAGAGCTTTTAGCTTTATCTAGAGCAGAAAAAGAACCTCGTAAACGTATGCGATTACTTGCCGTCGCTCTCTTCCTCGAGGGAAATAATCGTACTGATGTCGCCTTGAGGCTCAAAGTTGCCCGCACTAGCGTCAACGCTTGGGTAGCTAAGTATCTTGCCAACGGTATCAAAGGGTTGAATGCTAAGAAAAATAAGGGACGTGATAGCTACTTAACCTCAAGTCAAAAGCAGCAACTCAGTGCCTACATAGAGGAACAATGCCCGAGTGATTCAGGCGGAAGACTGACAGGTGATGCGATCCTAAAATATGTCAAATATCACTTTAATGTTGATTACCATCCAAACGCGATTTACAAATTACTGGAACAATTAGGTTTTAGTTGGATAACGAGTCGTTCAAAACATCCTAAGCAATCAATAGAAGTCCAAGAGGCTTTTAAAAAAGT GTTCCAACTGGAAACGATCCTTAACATCCCTCGTAGTGTGGCGCTTGAGAGAGTTGATATCTGGTTTCAAGATGAGGCCCGCTTCGGGCAGCAAAACACGACCACACGTTTATGGGCAAGAAAAGGCACTCGTCCTCGCGCTATACGCCAGCAACAGTTCGAATATGCGCATTTCTTTGGCGCTGTTTGTCCGCAAACAGGCGATACTGAAGCGATAATCGTTCCTTACCTAAGCAAAGACATCATGCGTCAGCATCTATCACTGATCGCACAAAGGACAAAACCAGGTAGGCATGCCGTTGTTGTCATGGATGGTGCAGGTTGGCATACGGCAGATCTCGCAGATGAATTTAACAACCTTAGCATCATCAAATTACCGCCATACTCCCCTGAACTAAATCCGATAGAGCAAGTATGGAGTTGGTTACGGCAGCATCATTTAGCTAATCGCAGCTTTCAAGGATACGAGGATATCGTTGCAGCCTGCTCTGATGCTTGGAACAACTTCATCAGTGATACGAAAAGAGTGATCTCTTTATGTCGTAGAGAGTGGGCAATAATGACTAAGTATTAA
- a CDS encoding BamA/TamA family outer membrane protein, which yields MKRILCLSLLALSHQAVAVDSLIETPKDMEPTWVDEILDVFGADGEFDESKAIDMSYLPTAYYTPEKKFGIGLLMVGLYKTDGAASDDQPSSLVLNSFVSMNNSYGVEVENMTFFNGGKQRLLLGLELHNEASVYYGQGVEQGNIDSNHHEFDEQLYSFKPRWMTEVADNYFLGVGADFTYASADKLALVDTDLPVPSNAILPDNFSSGLVLTSIYDSRDYRLNATKGWLFQIDAGLYQNSEYSTFSTYNLELANYIDLSSTSLLSSAPGLIAWQVQGHFTSGDVPWNMLPDLGGSSAMRGYIKGRYRDEQMMMGQVEYRLPIFQRYGMVFWGGVGSVADKVSELNDELMTSYGAGFRFKIKDNINLRLDIGVGENETNFYLNVNEVF from the coding sequence ATGAAACGGATTTTATGCTTATCCCTGCTAGCCTTATCCCATCAGGCTGTCGCCGTTGATTCCTTGATTGAAACCCCAAAAGATATGGAGCCAACTTGGGTCGACGAGATCCTTGATGTCTTTGGTGCCGACGGTGAGTTTGATGAAAGCAAAGCTATCGATATGAGTTACCTGCCAACGGCCTATTACACGCCTGAGAAGAAGTTTGGCATCGGCCTGTTGATGGTCGGGCTATACAAAACCGACGGCGCTGCGAGTGATGATCAGCCATCGTCTTTGGTGTTAAATTCGTTTGTATCAATGAACAACTCTTATGGCGTTGAAGTGGAAAACATGACTTTCTTCAACGGCGGTAAGCAGCGCTTATTGCTCGGTCTAGAGTTACACAACGAAGCGTCAGTGTATTACGGACAAGGAGTTGAGCAGGGTAATATCGATAGTAATCACCATGAGTTCGATGAGCAGCTGTACAGCTTCAAACCTCGCTGGATGACAGAAGTTGCCGATAACTACTTTTTAGGTGTAGGGGCTGATTTTACCTACGCTAGTGCCGATAAGTTGGCCTTGGTCGATACCGATCTGCCTGTGCCATCTAATGCTATTTTGCCAGACAATTTTAGTTCAGGCCTAGTGCTAACCAGTATCTATGACTCTCGCGATTATCGACTCAATGCTACTAAAGGCTGGTTGTTTCAGATTGATGCAGGACTCTATCAAAACAGCGAATATTCGACGTTCTCGACTTATAACCTTGAGCTGGCCAATTATATCGATCTGAGCTCGACATCACTGCTGAGTTCTGCGCCAGGTCTGATAGCCTGGCAAGTGCAGGGACATTTCACCAGTGGCGATGTGCCATGGAATATGCTGCCAGACTTGGGTGGCTCAAGTGCGATGCGTGGCTATATTAAGGGCCGCTATCGTGATGAGCAGATGATGATGGGGCAGGTTGAATATCGTCTGCCTATCTTCCAGCGCTATGGCATGGTGTTCTGGGGCGGTGTTGGCAGTGTGGCCGACAAGGTGAGCGAGCTCAACGACGAGCTGATGACCTCTTATGGCGCTGGTTTTCGCTTTAAGATCAAAGACAATATTAACTTACGCCTCGATATCGGTGTGGGTGAAAATGAAACCAACTTTTACCTCAACGTGAATGAAGTGTTCTAG
- a CDS encoding ArsR/SmtB family transcription factor: protein MTEQEQLRLNARAAVLKALAHPTRLWLLEQIQQQERCVCDLSDGINADISTVSKHLSVLKQVGIVSSRRDGKQIYYRLETPCLLKMVGCVETVLEKNAQAQTSRLQSGSTQKT, encoded by the coding sequence ATGACAGAACAGGAACAGCTTAGGCTCAACGCCCGAGCCGCGGTTCTCAAGGCATTAGCGCACCCAACTCGACTATGGCTACTCGAGCAAATACAACAACAAGAGCGATGTGTCTGCGATCTCAGCGATGGTATTAACGCCGATATTTCAACGGTTTCAAAACATCTATCAGTCTTAAAGCAGGTGGGAATCGTCAGTAGCCGCCGCGATGGCAAACAGATCTATTATCGGCTTGAGACCCCTTGCTTATTAAAGATGGTTGGCTGCGTAGAAACCGTTTTGGAAAAAAATGCTCAAGCACAAACCTCACGACTTCAATCTGGTTCAACACAAAAAACATAG